Part of the Archocentrus centrarchus isolate MPI-CPG fArcCen1 chromosome 4, fArcCen1, whole genome shotgun sequence genome is shown below.
ACCTGCTGTTGGCGTCAAATTAAGTAGCAAATTactacattttgtttttaatttacaaaatgcCTCGGCGTTTTTGAAAACAGGGTTTTACTCCAACCCTTTCACTTTAGAAACACTGACAGTTCAGTTTTACAGAGGGTGTGTCTTAAGCAGCTCTGTCAGTTCAACTTGTTTTTCcttaaaaaatggaaaatacttCAGGCAGATTACTTTATagtacatgaaaaataaaatagatgcCGTTCCAAACAGTCATTAAGTCCAATAGGGCAGTTTTGGTGTATTTCTACAATTGTCGTACTAACAGTTATGAATGGAATGCACATACCATCCCATTAAAACAGAGTACACTTCTTTATTATCCTCTTCATGTGAAACCATGCAAGCACCGCCTAGTTGGCGCTGTACAATGTTCATACAAACATTTGTGCCTGCAGATATGCAGTTTTAGGTGTGGCAGCAGACGAAAGAAAGCCTTTTTCAGTAAGTCGCTATCTTTAATAATTTAAAGTATACAAAAACTGCTCTAAAGTTTTGGATTCTCAAAGGAACAACATGTTCCATCTATCCTGGGAAATACAAACTCAGATTAAATCTGGATTTTGATGAAGACAGTGAGAGAATGATCAGACTTCATCACATCTCAGAATATTAAGGTCTGTATAACTTAACAATGTAGTCACACAATGTAATTATTCttttcaaaatataaatatatttgtcacctgtttttataaaaacaacAGATGTATTAATTTTCACCAACTTGACAATTACAGAAACCTGAAATTAAGCTGTTAAGTTCGTAAATGTTTAGTTCCTTTACTTTGTCTTAGTAATAACTTGATCTAATGATTTTGATGCCTTTCCTTTTTGCAGTTATTGCTGTTAGATTTGTTGCTTGTTTTGCTTTGCAGAGTGCAAAAAATGAGAATAAACAAGTCCGAAAATATCCTGATAGCTGGAGCTCTTTTTTTATTAGCTTTCCTTCTCTGGAAAGTTACTTTTTTGCACTATGGATTTGACTTTCACATATACTCCTGGCCAAGATGTGTACAAAATACATCTGCTTCCAGGACCCCAGGATTCCAAACCCTTCCCCAGCATATCCAAGACTTCCTCTACCATCGTCACTGTCGCCATTTCCCCATGCTACTGGACGTTCCTGACAAATGCGGAGGAGCAGATGAATCTGGAgatgtttttcttctgctggtCATTAAAAGCTCTCCCGCGAACTACGAACGCAGAGAGGTGCTACGCAAAACGTGGGCCAAAGAGAGGTTGCATAACGGTGTGTGGATTCGACGGATCTTCATCTCAGGTACGTCAGGTGGTAGTTTTGAAAAGGAAAGACTGAACAAGCTTCTCGAGGTTGAGCAACATGAGCACAACGACGTCCTCCAATGGGATTTCAGTGACACATTTTACAACCTCACCTTGAAGCAGATACTCTTCCTGGAATGGATGGAAAGAAACTGTCCGAATGCTCGCTTCCTGCTAAACGGTGATGATGACGTCTTTGCCAACACGGGTAACATGGTTGATTACCTGCAAAGCCTCAAGGACAATGATGGAAGCAAGCACCTCTTTACTGGCCATCTGATCCAAAATGTGGGACCCATTAGATCATCAGGCAGCAAGTACTTTATTCCTGTTCAGGTGCAGGAGTCAGACTCGTACCCTCCTTactgtggtggtgggggcttccTGCTCTCTGGCTATTCAGCCTCAGTCATACACAGCATGTCGAAATCTATTAACCTTCTTCCCATTGATGATGTTTACATGGGGATGTGTCTAGCCAAGGCAGGACTCGGTCCTGTTTCCCATATGGGCTTCAAGACTGCTGGACTGCACATCCCATCAAATAAAGTAGATCAGTATGACCCCTGTTATTACAAAGACTTTTTACTAGTACACAGGTTTCTCCCTGCTACAATCTATTTTATGTGGCATAAAATACACGATCCTAATCTAAAATGTGCTGATAATAGATTATAGAAAAGATAAAGATTCAAATTTTCTTTGCCTATTTGTTAATCCCATATCTGTCTGATCAGTGTGATAAAAAACATTCTACTAGTACACTAAGATTAAAAACTTCAAAGACATTTCTTATAATATCCTAGTGGAGTAAAAGCACAGAAGCATTTTTACTATCATATTACTTCATTGTCCAAAGGCCGTAAAGATAAACCTACGGGGCCAAAGTTaatgaagaagagaaagagacagaaaaaaaagcaaactataATAAACACATCTGAATGTACTTTGTGGTACTTCTCTCTAATCtttgttgcagtttgtttattATAGGAATAAAATAATGCAAGTTTTAAAGAGAGAGTCACTTTTTTAGAATAAACTCTAACAGCTGACATCTGTGTAAACAGGACCACGTCAAACCGGTTTGAATGCACAGAATTAAATAATTCActcataaatataaatttacataaaatttacataaaatttacatttacataaaatCAAAATACTCTAGAAAAGTGAACACACCTTGAAATGCCACTTTAGGAATGAGTGAAAGTAAATatgatttctttatttccacCACTGTGTGTAATTAGAATCTCAGCTTTGCCAGTCTGTGGGTGAGTGTCGTACACACTGTGTGATCTCACTTGGAAGTCAAACAAATGGTAACTCTGTACTTTTTATGacagttctttttcttttttttttttttctcttctctttttttttatcttttttttgtatggacaggttttttgtgtgtgtgtgtgtgtgtgttcacattgTCATATGATCCATTGTTAGTGTGAAAATATCTATTATAGCCAGATACTAACTAAAATTATTCTTTATGAATGACCAAATGTGGGTTGAATCTGCTATTCAGCCAAGGCAACATTTACCATACAGCCTTAGTCTAATGATTACTGTTAAGGATGCAGAAGGAGTGGACTGCATGAGGCTGGTCAGGCGTGTCACACTCTTTTCTCCAAGGTATCAGCAAACTAGCTACAACCGTGGAATGACAATTTGTATCATTTAATTAGAGCACGCTTCTCTTAGCacagttcatttattttaataatgtttATACACCTTGATTGTTtcacaatatatatttttttaattagctcGGATTGATTAAATTGCATTGATTCTGTATCCTTATTAAAATAACCCCCTGTTGCTCTCCTTCCTTGTTTTTCATAATTAATCGTGCAACGTGGGGCTTTGACAGTGCTGCATATTTTTATAATCAAGAATTATTTATTGTGGTTGCTGTCAAAGACTAACACACTGACAGGCATTTTAAGAGTTTGTGGAGGTGTGGCGGTGCCTTGTGTGGTCatagaaaataaacaacagtgaCATAAACTGCCAGAAGATGAGAAATTCAGCTCATGAcacctgttttcttttgtcttgAGTTCAGATCAAACCTATGTATATCCATCTAACACTCACCTTGGCTCTTAGGCCCACTGCATGTTAAATACGGGcctgcacacatgcagacacatgaGTGCATGCGTGTGCCTGCTTGTACAGAATCTCATTCCAAACCCAGCgctctttttaattttgattgatGACTCTGTTTATCTTTGGAATAATTCCCTCCCCCCACCTCTTTAGCATCTTCACTCCGTCCACATTGTAGACCCTCTCCTCATCACCCCCCTAGTATGAAAATTATATTAGAAACAAAATGAGATTTGAAATTTTGTGTTTGACAAGCAGCTTGATGAAAGGGTTTCATAGCCGGGCTTAATCCATGGAAATTTTATGCTAATAATACTGCCGGCCAAGCAATctagttgaaaattaatcaggGGGCTagatagaggagaggagaggagaggagaggagaggagaggagaggagaggagaggagaggagaggaggttgCTCCATGAAAACCCCCTTCTCCTCACCCTCATACCCTCTCTCCACCTCTGAATCTCATCAGAAATAGCCATGGGGTGTTGTCTTTGTGATGAGGTAGGGAGAGAAATAGGGAGTCAGAAAATTACACTGCAGCTTAGTACTGATTGATGCAGtaatgtttgcagtaatgtaTGCAGCCATGCAGCGAGCCACCTTATTATGGATTAGACTTCTTCCCTTCCTCAGCAGTCCCCTCCTGCATTACAGAGGAAACGCACACAgcttcagaaacacacacacatacacacacacgtatacatacacacacctatTTAGCTGCATCTGTTCTgcttttattattctgtttatCCTGTGCAGCCCTcagtggtgacatttttttttgcatggatcattttctttgtgtgcctAAATGGTGATTCAGCCTCAATGCGTTCGTTCTTTCCCCTGTCTCGTCACACTTTCacgaacaaacacacacacacacatccactccTTGCCTCCCTGTATTTATTCCTCTTTCTCTATAAGCCCTAGGAGTCATCATTAAAGTGAGTCACTAATGAAGTCATTATCAAATTTCGCTCgtttaaaacaacacaattaGTACCGATGCTTTAATGATGTTTGCAAGTTAAATGCAAACTAATcgcttttttcccccatttctctgtctcatttcttctctcctccttaaAAGCTCTCCCGCGAACTACGAACGCAGAGAGGTGCTACGCAAAACGTGGGCCAAAGAGAGGTTGCATAACGGTGTGTGGATTCGACGGATCTTCATCTCAGGTACGTCAGGTGGTGGTTTTGAAAAGGAAAGACTGAACAAGCTTCTCGAGGTTGAGCAACATGAGCACAACGACGTCCTCCAATGGGATTTCAGTGACACATTTTACAACCTCACCTTGAAGCAGATACTCTTCCTGGAATGGATGGAAAGAAACTGTCCGAATGCTCGCTTCCTGCTAAACGGTGATGATGACGTCTTTGCCAACACGGGTAACATGGTTGATTACCTGCAAAGCCTCAAGGACAATGATGGAAGCAAGCACCTCTTTACTGGCCATCTGATCCAAAATGTGGGACCCATTAGATCATCAGGCAGCAAGTACTTTATTCCTGTTCAGGTGCAGGAGTCAGACTCGTACCCTCCTTactgtggtggtgggggcttccTGCTCTCTGGCTATTCAGCCTCAGTCATACACAGCATGTCGAAATCTATTAACCTTCTTCCCATTGATGATGTTTACATGGGGATGTGTCTACCCAAGGCAGGACTCGGTCCTGTTTCCCATATGGGCTTCAAGACTGCTGGACTGCACATCCCATCAAATAAAGTAGATCAGTATGACCCCTGTTATTACAAAGACTTTTTACTAGTACACAGGTTTCTCCCTGCTACAATCTATTTTATGTGGCATAAAATACACGATCCTAATCTAAAATGTGCTGATAATAGATTATAGAAAAGATAAAGATTCAAATTTTCTTTGCCTATTTGTTAATCCCATATCTGTCTGATCAGTGTGATAAAAAACATTCTACTAGTACACTAAGATTAAAAACTTCAAAGACATTTCTTATAATATCCTAGTGGAGTAAAAGCACAGAAGCATTTTTACTATCATATTACTTCATTGTCCAAAGGCCGTAAAGATAAACCTACGGGGCCAAAGTTaatgaagaagagaaagagacagaaaaaaaagcaaactataATAAACACATCTGAATGTACTTTGTGGTACTTCTCTCTAATCtttgttgcagtttgtttattATAGGAATAAAATAATGCAAGTTTTAAAGAGAGAGTCACTTTTTTAGAATAAACTCTAACAGCTGACATCTGTGTAAACAGGACCACGTCAAACCGGTTTGAATGCACAGAATTAAATAATTCActcataaatataaatttacataaaatttacataaaatttacataaaatttacatttacataaaatCAAAATACTCTAGAAAAGTGAACACACCTTGAAATGCCACTTTAGGAATGAGTGAAAGTAAATatgatttctttatttccacCACTGTGTGTAATTAGAATCTCAGCTTTGCCAGTCTGTGGGTGAGTGTCGTACACACTGTGTGATCTCACTTGGAAGTCAAACAAATGGTAACTCTGTACTTTTTATGACAGTTCTTTTAAGTTAAAGAGTTAAATGTATTTCCTgagagtttaattttttttaaaaaagggtaaACATGCACatagaaaagcaaaacacacaaaaatctttATTACACTGTAAATTGCCAAATACaatattgcattttttaaaaaaacatcccTCCTTACATTGTTTTCAGTCACATTTCTGGCAAGAGAATAAAAGGGCAAATGATTCTGAAATCATACATATATTTTATTAGCTTTGAGCATTTTACACAATACTAAACTTGTCCAAATGTTATGAATCTTCGACTGTCAGAAAGACTGTAATACATGATGAAATGCTGGCTGTCAAAGTgtcataaacacattttaaatccGGGAAAGAGcattatttatgttttgctgcattttttacGGGTGTGGTCGACACAAGTACTCAGGGAATTGAAGTTACACCCAGGCAGCATATATTTTTCATCTGCCTACCTTTACAGGTTTGGGTTGGGTTAACACAATATTTCTAGGATTACAAGTTTTACTGAGCaacaaagcactttaaaaatggGCAAACTTTGTGCAACCAACACATCTAAATACGTAAACAGTCTATTTACGTCACAAATAGAATCAAAACTGTCCTTCCACACACTGctgcaaaaaatattaaagtcatAAAGTAAACATTATTATCAGAGCTTTTACTAATAGCCTAAGGAAAGCTTATCAGTGCCAGTGTACCCTGTTATCTGTCAGTCTATACGTGCATACTGCTTACTCACTACTGTGAACGTGCACTTATGTGAACTCAATTTTCATTTGACCAGTGAATAAATAACTAACTTATTGCATACTTTCGTACACACTGTGTGATCTCACTTGGAAGTCAAACAAATGGTAACTCTGTACTTTTTATGACAGTTCTTTTAAGTTAAAGAGTTAAATGTATTTCCTgagagtttaattttttttaaaaaagggtaaACATGCACatagaaaagcaaaacacacaaaaatctttATTACACTGTAAATTGCCAAATACaatattgcattttttaaaaaaacatcccTCCTTACATTGTTTTCAGTCACATTTCTGGCAAGAGAATAAAAGGGCAAATGATTCTGAAATCATACATATATTTTATTAGCTTTGAGCATTTTACACAATACTAAACTTGTCCAAATGTTATGAATCTTCGACTGTCAGAAAGACTGTAATACATGATGAAATGCTGGCTGTCAAAGTgtcataaacacattttaaatccGGGAAAGAGcattatttatgttttgctgcattttttacGGGTGTGGTCGACACAAGTACTCAGGGAATTGAAGTTACACCCAGGCAGCATATATTTTTCATCTGCCTACCTTTACAGGTTTGGGTTGGGTTAACACAATATTTCTAGGATTACAAGTTTTACTGAGCaacaaagcactttaaaaatggGCAAACTTTGTGCAACCAACACATCTAAATACGTAAACAGTCTATTTACGTCACAAATAGAATCAAAACTGTCCTTCCACACACTGctgcaaaaaatattaaagtcatAAAGTAAACATTATTATCAGAGCTTTTACTAATAGCCTAAGGAAAGCTTATCAGTGCCAGTGTACCCTGTTATCTGTCAGTTTATACGTGCATACCGCTTATTCACTACTGTGAACGTGCACTTATGTGAACTCAATTTTCATTTGACCAGTGAATAAATAACTAACTTATTGCATACTTTCATGCTGTTGCCATCAATCACAAGTTCCACTGTGAGGTGCAACAAGGCTCCTTGTCAGCCTTTAGGGTTCTCTCTTTCGTCCTGGATGATGGTTTCAATTTGGTTTCCAAGGGTGGAGAAATAAGGTCGCTCATCAAAGTCGTACGCCCAGCACTGCCTCATCAAACTGTACACCTGGTGTTACAATTAAATTAATATCAGCGAGATTGCAGATTACGCAATAACAGGACAGAAAGGACATCACTTTATCACTGATGTAAGACAGACTGTCATTTTACCAAAGGTCTCGTTGACTTACAGTACCTTTTTCAACTGCACAGAGTAAACATACCTTTGGCGGGCAGTTTAGAGGAGCCGGTAACCTCCAGTTAGCCTTCAGCAGACTTGCCAGATGCATTGAAATGGATGTACCCAGCACATTGTGCCCAATCTCCTGCATATAAAgctaaaacaaaacagtcaaTGGGGATTCATatttaaactgaaatattttctaGACATATTCATAACAACTGTAAATTTTCTTACTCTTTTTGGATTGCAGCTTGTGTCACAGTAGGTGAAGATTTCATGAAGAACGACCCCAAAACTCCAGACATCTGATTTGTGGGAGAATCTGGACTCAGTGATGGACTCTGGAGCATACCTGTATTAAATGTTTGACAATTAGAGCACAAATTAATCCTGAATTATAGGGTGTCTGGTCACTTCTAGCAGAGAAATATATATCATCTCAGCTTATGTTGCAATTTTCTAGATAATCTGTTatgagaagcttttttttttttttttaaaacaatcatTGCTGcgtattcagttttattcacatACTTTAAATAATTGATGGACCTTCTGGGTAAGATGCTTATACACATTCTCATATTAGTAAATATTAAGAACCAGTAACCACAAAGATTAGAGACAAAAGGAAATAGCTGATTCGTCAAACAGCAGCCTTTCAAAACTCTGCTTTTATTGCTGCTAGTGTTACATGCTAGAGGAAATATACCAGAAGATGGGGCTTTCTCCAGGGTGTGTGACACGGTAGTACTCCTTGTTATGAGGAATGACTTTGGTCAGCCCAAAATCAGCAATCTTTACCAGCGTCTCACTGGCTACAAGGATATTTCTGGCCGCAAGGTCTCGGTGCACATAGCGCAGGCTCTGCAGGTACTCCATGCCCTGAGAACATTAGAAACAGAAGAATGACGCCTTTATTTCTCTTTGTATAAAAAGGTGCAAAGTTTTTAGTTAACACTTCATCTTGTCACATTCTAACATAACTCTACAAAATATGCCAGTCTTGCAACAGACAAGACTGAACAGCCAAAACTTCACTGAACTGATCCACACAGCTGAGAAAAATATGCACATAgtattttaacacacacacacacacacaagaataaTTAAACTTCTGCCCTGTGAAATGTCAGGCGTACACACAGGTGAGTAAATTCATTATGATACCATAAAAACTGTGCAAAGTCTCTCTGATGAGGCCAACACAGGAACACTTCCAAAATTTTTAATCTGCTGGTCTTTTGTTGTGCTCTTATAAACTGgtagtttaaacatttaaaaaaaataataataaaatttttgtgtcattgtgatagtttgtgttttttaggtGAATTCCCGTGGAATACATATAATTTGAAAGCagcacacacattaaacaaaggACTTAAAGTCACAGAATGTCGATCATTATTTAAGTTTGTGTCAGCAAGTGATTCAATTAAGATCCACACAGGacaaatcatatttttaaaatgctgcaagCTCACATACCTTACAAATCTGAGAAGCAAAAAGTAACATCCGCCTGGTGTTGATGTTGTGTCTGTTATTCTCTAGGTAGCCAATAAGGCTGCCGTAGGGCAGGTACTCCATCACTAAACTCATATTGAGGCGACCTGTGAACAAGCAAAccataaaattatttattagatAATCTTCCTTCAAGTGGGTCATCCCACACAATAAGTCTGCAACTGTAATGTTgttacatacacacagacatgtgcAAGTGACTTTAAAGGGAACTTAATTAGCACTACAGCTTAATAAGTCCCTTGGGTTTACAGCTTCACAAAAAGGCCTTACAAGTCATCTTAAACACATCAATTTGAAATGGCAGGGGAAGCACCTACGAGTTACCATGAGTTAATggacaaaacaggaaaaatgagaaCTGATAGTTTTATAATCTAAGCAGCGTAATAACTTCCACTGGGGGAGATAATTGTAtgacatgtttttccttttgttagtttttttttttttacccatgcTGTAGCAGACTCCTTTGTATTTGACGATGTAGTCGCAGTGTAAGACACGGAGGGTGTTGACCTCTTTTTGGAAGTCCTCCAGGTTTGACTGCTTGTTCGACTGCAGCTTCTTCACAGCCACCAGCTCACCGGTGTTATCACCCAGTGGGTCGTAACGGCAAAGCTCTACACTGCCAAAGTTTCCCTGGAAAAGTG
Proteins encoded:
- the LOC115778848 gene encoding N-acetyllactosaminide beta-1,3-N-acetylglucosaminyltransferase 3-like; the encoded protein is MQTNRFFPPFLCLISSLLLKSSPANYERREVLRKTWAKERLHNGVWIRRIFISGTSGGGFEKERLNKLLEVEQHEHNDVLQWDFSDTFYNLTLKQILFLEWMERNCPNARFLLNGDDDVFANTGNMVDYLQSLKDNDGSKHLFTGHLIQNVGPIRSSGSKYFIPVQVQESDSYPPYCGGGGFLLSGYSASVIHSMSKSINLLPIDDVYMGMCLPKAGLGPVSHMGFKTAGLHIPSNKVDQYDPCYYKDFLLVHRFLPATIYFMWHKIHDPNLKCADNRL